GCGCGGCAGCTCGCGCACGTTCGCCAGGTCGAACGTCGGCGCGCGCACGGGCAGGCGGTGCCACACCACGCGCTCCGGGTCCGCCACCCCCAGCGCGCCGCGCACCGGCGCGACGAAGGCGTCGGGGCGCACCGTGTTGGCCTTCGTCGCGTCGCGCGCCGCGAGGATCTCGTCGTTCATCAGGATCATCGCGCCGCGCCCGCGCGCCGCGGGATCACGCGCCACGCGCGCGGCGTGCATCAGGTTCGCGGGGCCGTCGATGCCGACGCCGTCGGCGGGGCGCATCGCGCCGGTGACGACGACCGGGCGCGCGTCCGCGACCGTGAGGTCGAGGAAGTACGCCGTCTCCTCCATCGTGTCCGTCCCGTGCGTCACCACGACGCCGGCCAGCGCCGGGCGCGCGCGCAGCGTGTCGGCGATGCCGCGCGACAGCGCCAGCCACATCGCCGGCGTGAAGGCGCCCGACCCGACGTTGGAGAACTGCTGCGCGCTCACGCGGGCGACGGTGTCGAGCGCCGGCACCGCCTTCAGCAGCGCCTCGACGCCGATCTT
This Roseisolibacter agri DNA region includes the following protein-coding sequences:
- a CDS encoding asparaginase, with amino-acid sequence MTRPSLPFAALLAALAPSLGAAQGTTTAATPARPEVHIVATGGTIASTNYYGGESGKIGVEALLKAVPALDTVARVSAQQFSNVGSGAFTPAMWLALSRGIADTLRARPALAGVVVTHGTDTMEETAYFLDLTVADARPVVVTGAMRPADGVGIDGPANLMHAARVARDPAARGRGAMILMNDEILAARDATKANTVRPDAFVAPVRGALGVADPERVVWHRLPVRAPTFDLANVRELPRVDVVYSYVGADGAAVDALVAAGARGLVVAGVGRGGLASAQRDAISRAIAQGVVVVMGSRTGAGSVPVGQGVRRRGGAADAPEEPSTVGAGDLNVQKARVLLMLALTRTNDPRQVARIFAEHQ